Genomic window (Streptococcus porcinus):
AGTTTAGCTCCAGAAAATGCTGCTATCTTCAAGGATATCTTAAATCAAGAAATGCCCACCTCAATTGCTAAAGAAAGTGGTGTTTTAGCCCTTTTTTGTGGCCGGAATTTAGAAGACTTGAGTCAATGGTATTTTTTCGAAGTTTATCAAAATCATGAGGTTTATCAGAAGCATATTGAGAGCGAGCATTTTAAAAAATATCTCAGAGACTCAGCTGAAATCATTCTAGCTAAAGAACTTGAGATTTTGGATGGAGATATCTTGGTTAGCCAAGGCAAGGCCCAGTATTTATCATAAGAAAAGTAGTTAGCTATTGTTAGTTTCTAGATGGCTAATTTAGCTAGGAGTACCCTATTCAGAATAAAATAAGGGGAATAAATAATCCATTTACATTTAATGTATTTCTAGAAAAAACTTGTCGCTAAGAAATGAAGTTAGTCATGAATAAGTAGACATACTTTTCAGAATTAGATGAGGAAGCTTAACAAGTCTAACTATAGAAAATGAGCCTTTCAATTAAGATTGGCTCATTTGTTCGATATGATAATGTTTAGAAACATAGTTGATAAAGTCTTGTATGGCTGGAGCATGCGTTGTACTATTGAGGTAAGCCATGTAATAATAACGGGAGTTTTTTAGGGCCTCTACTTCAATAATATCGACATCTAATGTCTTTAAAAATTCTAATTTTGGCAGAATAGCAATACCGAAATTTTGAGCGACTAGACCTGCAATGGTTTCATCCTCTTCAATTTCAAAGGTAATATTAATCTGGTTTTTATAATTTTTGTACAGTTCTTCAATTACTGGTCGAACACCACTTTTCTTTGAAAACCAAATTTGTGAATAGGGGAGTGTATCTTCTAGAGTTACCTCTTCTAACTTTGTTAGCTCATGGTTTTTAGGAACGACAATAACCATATCTTGAATAGCAATAGGAATAAAAGTAATTTGGGGATTGCTCTCAATTTTAGAACAAAAGGCTAAATCATATTTACCATCTGTTAGCCCTTTAAGTAAATCAGTAGTCATTCCGCTATCATTGTAAAAAATAAAATTAGCTGGGGATTGGGGATATTGGGTAAGAAACTGTCGCGTTAGATTTGGGACAATACGGTGACTTAAAATACGCAGTAAGGCAATATTAATATCAAGTTTGTCTTGGCTGATTGCTTGGAGATGTGAGACACTTTGATCAATAATTTTTAACGCTTTTTGAATATCTTTCGCGAATCTTCTACCATTAGATGTAAGTACAATATTACGTCCTTGCTTTTCAAAAAGCCGTAGGCCCAGCTCATTTTCAATTATTGTAATAGCATGACTTAAGGTTGGCTGTGTAATATGTAATTGTTCAGCAGCTTTAGTATAATGCTCTACACTGGCAAGCGTAATAAAGTATCTTAGATGTTGTAAATTCATAGTCAACTCTCCGTAATGTTTTCCTTATTCTATCATGAACCATAAATTTTTTCTATGGAAAGCCTTTCAAAATTCAATTGGATTTTGTGATTTCTTTAACTTATAATGAGTTTGTAACTGAATGTTAAAAAATTAACAAACTTTTGGGAGGATGTAGAATGTCACAAGAATCACCAATTACTATTAGCTCCTGGACCTTAGGAGATACTTGTCGCTTTGAAGATCGGGTTAAGGCAGCCAAAAATGCAGGATATCAAGGCATTGGACTTCGCTCAGAAACCTATGTTGATGCTTTGAATGAAGGTTTAACAGATCATGATATGTTAACTATTTTAGATAAATATGATATTAAAGTAACTGAAGTTGAATATATTGTTCAGTGGGCAGAAGAAAACCGTTCCTATGAGCAAAAATATAAAGAACAGATATGTTTCCACATGTGTCGACTTTTCAATGTTGCTCATATCAACTGTGGTCTGATGGAAAATTATTCTATTGACTACACAGCTCAAAAATTAAAAGAACTTTGCGAGCGCGCTGGTGACCTAATTATAGGTGTTGAACCAATGCCATATAGTGGACTTCCTGATTTTGATAAGGCGTATGCTGTTGTTGAAGCCTCTGGCTGTGATAATGCCATGTTGATTCTTGATACTTGGCACTGGGTTCGGGCAGATCAACCTTATCGTCAGCTTACAGCTAAGCAAGCGGCAAAAGTTGTTTCTATTCAAATCAATGATGCCTATGAACGACCATATGCGTCAGCAATTCTCCGAGATGAGTCAATGCATGATCGTTTAGCTCCGGGAACGGGAGTTAAGGATACTGTTGGTTTTGTTAATATGATTAAGGAAGCAGGTATCAGGCCTAGAGTTATTGGTGTTGAAGTGATTTCAGATGCTATTTTGGCTCAAGGTTTAGATTATGCTTCTCGATATACATATGAAAATACGGTTAAAGTTCTTGAAGAAGCTTGGCCAGAGCAACTATGTTAATAAATTTGTTAAGATTTTAACAAAAAGATAAGTGAAGCAACTCATTTACGATATAATAGAAAGATAGGTGGAAAATGGCGGAAGAATGGTTAGGGCTAAATGGAAAGATAGCAGTCGTTACAGGAGCAGTTGGAGGTATGGGGAAAACAATTGTTCAAGAATTTGCTAAACAAGGTGTAAATATTGTCCTCCTCGATATTAAAGAGAATGACTTAAATGTTTATGCTGAAGAAATAAGGACGACTTATGGTGTTGATACTTTAGCCATTGTGACTGATTCTACATCAGAAGAAGCAGTTGAAAATGCAGTGAGGAAGACAGTTGAAAAATTCGGTTGTGTTGATATTTTAGTTAATACAGCCGCTATGCTACGAGCATGTCCACTTGAAGACTTACCTTTGGAAGAATGGCGGCAAACGGTAGATATTAACTTAACAGGTTACTTCCTAGTATCGCAACGATTTGGTCGTCAAATGATTAAACAGGGAAAAGGGAATATGGTTCATGTATCAACGATTGCTTCTGTGTTTCCTGAGACCTACTCTGCAGCTTATAGTTCAACAAAAGCGGGTGTAAATATGATGTCTCGTCAGATGGCAGCAGAGTGGGGTCAATTTGGGGTGCGCAGTAACTGTATTCAGCCATGTTTTGTTAAAACGCCGTTATCTGAAGCTTTCTATGCTGATCCAGATGTAGAAAAAGGTCGTAAGGCTTTAACTGCAAACAAACGGATTGGCAATACTATGGATATTGCTAATGCAGTACTTTATCTTGCAAGTGATCGTTCTGACTATACAAATGGACATGAATTACGTGTTGAAGGTGGTTTTGGTATTATGATGGGTGATCAAACTCCAAAGCCAGGAGGTCGCCGTCATTATGCAGAAAAAGAACATAAAGCTTATCTTGAAAGAGTCAAGGGAAATAGCTAATAAAAGCTAGAGGATTATTAGGATTATCTTTAAAAAGGGGAACTTATGTTTAAAAACAATAAATACAATTTTACTGCGATTTTGCTCTGGATGACCTATTTCTGTCATGGCATTCAAGCTATTATCATTTCACAAAATGCTAACTTCTTTGCAAATAAATGGGAAGTAGAAGCAGCAGCAGTTTTCGCAGTTATTGCTTGGACTGGTTTAGGAAAAATCTCTTTCTTAACTTTTTCTGGACCACTTTCGGATAAAATTGGTCGTAAACCATTGATTGCCTTAGGTTTATTTGGTTATGTTATTATGTTTGGTTCATTTTTAGTAGCAACAAACCTTTGGATGGCTAATATTCTCGCTTTTATTGGTGGAGCAATGACCTCACTTTACGATGGTGCTATTAATCCGGCTTTATTTGAAATGTATCCTGAAAATAAGTCAACAGCATCAATTTTTAGTAAGGCCTTCATTTCTGTTTCTTCAATGCTTTACCCATTATTTGTAGCTTACTTAGTAAGCCATAAAATGGCAGTTGAGATTGGTATTATTGTTCCCTTTGTTCTTAGTATCCTAGTTTTAATCGGTGTTCTTATTTCGAGGTTCCCTGATAATGATATCCGTAAAGAGCAAAATGTTTCTGCCAGCGAAGCAATCAAAATATTAGAAGCTAGACAAAGTACTGATCACGTTGCTACAAGTTCTAAAGTATCTTCAAATAAAAAGAGTGCAAATTTTGCTATAGATGGTGTTGTTCTCTCGACTTTTGCTTTTACTATTTACTCAACTTTTTACTTGTTTCAACAAGCCTCTAAATTGTATGCTCAGAATGTTATCCACATGTCAGAAACAAGCGCAGCAGCTGTGACTTCTTATTATCAACTTGGTGGTTTGATTGCGACGATTGTCTTTGCTTTTTTGATGGCTCGCGGCATTCGTGATATTGCTTTACTGGTTATTAGCCCAATTTTTGCAGGGTTAGCAGGTCTTCTGGTTTACTTTATTCCAACTGCTGCTACACTAACTTTTGCTGGCATCATTATTGGCTTCTTTGCAGCTGGTGGACTCTTACAAATGGGGAATGCAGTTTTAAACCAATTCTTTGATAAAAACAAAGGTCGTAATACAAGTATCTATTATTTTGTAATGGCTCTAGGTTCTTATATTGTTCCAATGCTAGCTTCCAAATTAATTGCGGCAAATCGTGCAGATTTGATTATGTTATTTGTATCACTTTGTGGATTTGCCTCAGCGGCCCTAATGATGTTTGCTGGAAAACGTTATGGCCATATTTTTGGAGTATCAGTCTTTTCTAACGCAACAAAGACTGAAAGGAACTAGAGAAAAGAGAGGACAATGATTTTCTCTTTAACTGATAAAAAATACATAAGGAGTATCATTCAATGAAAAATAAGTATGTACCGACTATTGGTGCACTTTATATTAACTATATTTTTCAAGGAATCGCTGCAATTATTATTTCACAGAATATGGCTATACTGGAAGGAAGATGGCAGGCTTCCATTAGTCAGATTACTTTAGTAATCAGTGCCATTGGTTTTGGTCGTATTCTAAGTGTTAATATTGCTGGTTTGATTTCAGATGCTCTCGGTCGGCGAAAAGCAGTACTCCTAGGAGCTTTAGCCTATATTATTTTTTATCTAGGTTTAGTTTTTACTAGTAATTATATGATTGCATTTATATTTGCCATCTTTGCTGGTATTGGTAATTCTTTTTTAGACACAGCTACTTATCCTGTCGTTGTGGAAGCTTTTGAGGAGCATAATAGTAATAGTGCCCTAAGTGTACTGAATAAGGCTTTTATTTCTATCGGCCAATTTTTACTGCCCATTATCACTAGCTTTTTATTACGTCATCATTTTTATTTTGGATGGACCTTCATTGCTTCTAGTTTGTTTTTAGTAGTCAACGCTTTCTTTATTTTTAAATTACCATTTCCTAAATATCAAAAAAATAAGGCGACTGAAGCTGTTGTGGACGCTGAATTTTCAACTGAAATTAAACCTTTATGGAATCAGTCTAACTTTGCGATTGAAGGGCTTTGTCTATTAATCTTTTCACTAGTTTCTGTTTCCCTATTCAACATTTTTATTATTTGGGTTCCTAGTTTTGCAGAAAGTGCTATCGGAATAGCAAGAACCACAAGTCTCATGTTTGTCAGTCTATATAGTATTTTTTCCTTTGTTTCAGTTTTTATTACATCTGCCATTGTTAAGCGTGGCGTAAATGTGTTATCATTTATGATTTTTTGTACTAGTATGTCAGCACTCGCGATTATTGGCATGTTGGTAATGCCAAACATTTATAGCTTAGTATTTGCAACATTTTGTATTGGCTTCTTCGCAGCTGGTGGCATATGGCAATTAGGATTAGCAACGTTGCTCGATTTTTTCCCGCAAAGAAGGGGACTTGTAACTAGTTACTATTCCCTAGCTACATCGGTATCTGTAATGGGCTCTCCTTATATAACAGGTATTCTTGCAGAGAAGAGAGTTGCCTTAGTATTTTATTTAGTAGCAGCATTAGCAGTGTTAGGAAGTATTGTATTATCAATTGTTGCTTACCGTTATAAAAAAGTTTTCTTATCAGAAACAAACATTATTAGTATTCATTAAAAAAAGAGAGGTATTATTATGTCAGAACGTTTATCAGGTCATACATTACTTATTTCCTTAATTGCAACACCCATACGCCATAGTCTGTCACCTAAAATGCATAATGAGGCTTTTGCTAAATTGGGGTTGGATTATGCTTACCTTGCTTTTGAAGTAGGTAATGAGGAACTAGCAGATGCGGTCCAAGGAATCCGTGCTTTGGGAATTCGTGGTTCAAATGTGTCCATGCCAAATAAACAAGCAATTATTCCTTATCTTGATGAGATTTCACCTGCTGCAGAACTTGTAGGAGCAGTAAATACGGTAGTCAACAAAGATGGTAAAGGTCACTTGGTAGGGCATATTACAGATGGAACAGGGGCAGTTCGTGCTTTAGCAGAAGAGGGTGTTAATATTAAAGGTCAAATTATTACTTTAGCAGGAGCGGGTGGCGCAGGTACTGCAATTGCTGTCCAACTTGGCCTAGATGGTGCTAAAGAGGTCCGTATCTTTAATCCTAAAGATGCTGCCTATACTAATGCGGAAAAGACTGTGGAAAAACTTAATAGTAAAACACATACTAAAGCTACAGTGACTGATTTAGCAGATGATGAAGCTTTCAAAAAGTCAATTGCTGAATCTTCTATCTACATTGATGCAACCGGTGTTGGTATGAAACCGCTTGAGAATCTTAGTTTAATAAATGATCCAGAAGTTATTCGTCCAGATTTAGTTGTTTTTGATGTGGTTTATAGCCCAGCTGAAACAAAATTATTGAAGTTTGCAAAAGAACATGGCGCTAAAAAGGCTATTAATGGTTTAGGCATGATGCTTTATCAAGGAGCCGAAGCCTTTAAATTATTCACAGGTGAAGAAATGCCAGTAGAATACATTAAGGATCTTCTTTTTAATGAAGAAAAATAAAGATTTTCAAAAGAACAGTGAGCTTTGTCTTACTGTTCTTTTGCTATTTAAAAAGGTTTGTTCTATGGATAATCTATAAAATTTATCTATTGATTCACAAAAAAAGATGCATTAGATTTAGGAAAATTCTCATGCTATACTTATAGTGAAAAACATCACATTTTCTCTGCTTAATTGTATTGAAATATGTTAGAAAATTAAAAATAAAAGTAAAGTTTGAGAAAGGTAAACGTATTAAATGGTAAAAACAGTTTCAGTTGGGGATATAACAATTGGCCAAGGTCTACCTAAAATTATCGTGCCCATCGTCGCTAAAAGTGCAGAGGCTATTATCCAAGCTGCCAAAGAAATCAAAGGTATTGATTGTGATTTTGTAGAGTGGCGGATAGATCATTTTGAAGAAGTCATGGACTTTGTAGCCATTGCAGACTTATCCAAACTAGTGAGAGACCTTCTAGGGAAGCCTCTCTTGGTGACCTTTAGAACGTACAAAGAAGGGGGAGCTAGACCTTTTACCGATGAAAGTTATTTCGAACTGTATGAAACATTAATTGAAAGAGGGCAACTGGATTTATTAGATGTCGAATTGTTTATGCCTGAAGAAGGTGTTCAAAATATAATCAAAAAGGCACATAACAAAGATATTAAAATTGTTATGTGCAATCA
Coding sequences:
- a CDS encoding LysR family transcriptional regulator, with product MNLQHLRYFITLASVEHYTKAAEQLHITQPTLSHAITIIENELGLRLFEKQGRNIVLTSNGRRFAKDIQKALKIIDQSVSHLQAISQDKLDINIALLRILSHRIVPNLTRQFLTQYPQSPANFIFYNDSGMTTDLLKGLTDGKYDLAFCSKIESNPQITFIPIAIQDMVIVVPKNHELTKLEEVTLEDTLPYSQIWFSKKSGVRPVIEELYKNYKNQINITFEIEEDETIAGLVAQNFGIAILPKLEFLKTLDVDIIEVEALKNSRYYYMAYLNSTTHAPAIQDFINYVSKHYHIEQMSQS
- a CDS encoding sugar phosphate isomerase/epimerase family protein, producing the protein MSQESPITISSWTLGDTCRFEDRVKAAKNAGYQGIGLRSETYVDALNEGLTDHDMLTILDKYDIKVTEVEYIVQWAEENRSYEQKYKEQICFHMCRLFNVAHINCGLMENYSIDYTAQKLKELCERAGDLIIGVEPMPYSGLPDFDKAYAVVEASGCDNAMLILDTWHWVRADQPYRQLTAKQAAKVVSIQINDAYERPYASAILRDESMHDRLAPGTGVKDTVGFVNMIKEAGIRPRVIGVEVISDAILAQGLDYASRYTYENTVKVLEEAWPEQLC
- a CDS encoding SDR family NAD(P)-dependent oxidoreductase gives rise to the protein MAEEWLGLNGKIAVVTGAVGGMGKTIVQEFAKQGVNIVLLDIKENDLNVYAEEIRTTYGVDTLAIVTDSTSEEAVENAVRKTVEKFGCVDILVNTAAMLRACPLEDLPLEEWRQTVDINLTGYFLVSQRFGRQMIKQGKGNMVHVSTIASVFPETYSAAYSSTKAGVNMMSRQMAAEWGQFGVRSNCIQPCFVKTPLSEAFYADPDVEKGRKALTANKRIGNTMDIANAVLYLASDRSDYTNGHELRVEGGFGIMMGDQTPKPGGRRHYAEKEHKAYLERVKGNS
- a CDS encoding MFS transporter, producing MFKNNKYNFTAILLWMTYFCHGIQAIIISQNANFFANKWEVEAAAVFAVIAWTGLGKISFLTFSGPLSDKIGRKPLIALGLFGYVIMFGSFLVATNLWMANILAFIGGAMTSLYDGAINPALFEMYPENKSTASIFSKAFISVSSMLYPLFVAYLVSHKMAVEIGIIVPFVLSILVLIGVLISRFPDNDIRKEQNVSASEAIKILEARQSTDHVATSSKVSSNKKSANFAIDGVVLSTFAFTIYSTFYLFQQASKLYAQNVIHMSETSAAAVTSYYQLGGLIATIVFAFLMARGIRDIALLVISPIFAGLAGLLVYFIPTAATLTFAGIIIGFFAAGGLLQMGNAVLNQFFDKNKGRNTSIYYFVMALGSYIVPMLASKLIAANRADLIMLFVSLCGFASAALMMFAGKRYGHIFGVSVFSNATKTERN
- a CDS encoding MFS transporter; translation: MKNKYVPTIGALYINYIFQGIAAIIISQNMAILEGRWQASISQITLVISAIGFGRILSVNIAGLISDALGRRKAVLLGALAYIIFYLGLVFTSNYMIAFIFAIFAGIGNSFLDTATYPVVVEAFEEHNSNSALSVLNKAFISIGQFLLPIITSFLLRHHFYFGWTFIASSLFLVVNAFFIFKLPFPKYQKNKATEAVVDAEFSTEIKPLWNQSNFAIEGLCLLIFSLVSVSLFNIFIIWVPSFAESAIGIARTTSLMFVSLYSIFSFVSVFITSAIVKRGVNVLSFMIFCTSMSALAIIGMLVMPNIYSLVFATFCIGFFAAGGIWQLGLATLLDFFPQRRGLVTSYYSLATSVSVMGSPYITGILAEKRVALVFYLVAALAVLGSIVLSIVAYRYKKVFLSETNIISIH
- a CDS encoding shikimate dehydrogenase; amino-acid sequence: MSERLSGHTLLISLIATPIRHSLSPKMHNEAFAKLGLDYAYLAFEVGNEELADAVQGIRALGIRGSNVSMPNKQAIIPYLDEISPAAELVGAVNTVVNKDGKGHLVGHITDGTGAVRALAEEGVNIKGQIITLAGAGGAGTAIAVQLGLDGAKEVRIFNPKDAAYTNAEKTVEKLNSKTHTKATVTDLADDEAFKKSIAESSIYIDATGVGMKPLENLSLINDPEVIRPDLVVFDVVYSPAETKLLKFAKEHGAKKAINGLGMMLYQGAEAFKLFTGEEMPVEYIKDLLFNEEK
- the aroD gene encoding type I 3-dehydroquinate dehydratase, with product MVKTVSVGDITIGQGLPKIIVPIVAKSAEAIIQAAKEIKGIDCDFVEWRIDHFEEVMDFVAIADLSKLVRDLLGKPLLVTFRTYKEGGARPFTDESYFELYETLIERGQLDLLDVELFMPEEGVQNIIKKAHNKDIKIVMCNHDFDMTPSQEIIVERLRMMEEKGADICKIAVMPQSSQDVLTLMKATIQAREELHQPLITMSMGSLGMVTRIAGEMLGSAATFGAAQEISAPGQIPVTLLREILRTFRGN